Proteins encoded within one genomic window of Rhizobium acidisoli:
- a CDS encoding glycosyltransferase: MLMETLTDRGRLAPRSAASVRHYVPGGCENGGGIGRLVGYITETAKETGAKHFVTDTRGARWSKLTSPARLFGAILTMAKDRIVAPDRIHHIHIAGRGSTSRKLILTEAARLFGCCHMLHLHDYDYAGDFAQRSPRQQRLIRRMFQNADCVVALGQRDRMTLTTLLGVDERRTVIAHNCVPDPGAHDIHAGQTPVIIFLGRLSERKGVTELLLALSHPVMKDLKWRAVLAGDGPVEDYRRQADAMALSNLVEMPGWLDAAEARALCARADILVLPSHAEGLAMAVLEGLSHGLAVVTTRVGAHEEVITDGVTGIFVPVGDPNALAAALAKLVTDPETCIRLSVQGRMHYLNHFSMKAYMRSLEKLYETVSAKPQAMVGAR; the protein is encoded by the coding sequence ATGCTGATGGAAACCCTCACGGACAGAGGTCGGCTGGCGCCACGGAGCGCGGCTAGCGTCCGCCACTATGTTCCGGGCGGCTGCGAAAACGGCGGCGGCATTGGCAGGCTGGTCGGCTATATAACAGAGACGGCGAAAGAGACCGGCGCGAAACATTTCGTCACCGATACGAGAGGGGCGCGATGGTCGAAATTGACGTCGCCGGCGCGCCTGTTCGGCGCCATCCTGACGATGGCGAAGGACCGAATCGTTGCACCCGACCGCATTCACCATATCCATATCGCCGGCCGCGGCAGCACGTCGCGAAAACTGATCCTGACGGAGGCTGCCCGATTATTCGGATGCTGCCACATGTTGCATCTGCACGACTACGACTATGCCGGCGACTTTGCGCAACGCTCGCCGCGCCAACAACGGCTCATCCGTCGGATGTTTCAGAATGCCGATTGTGTTGTGGCGCTGGGCCAGCGGGATCGCATGACGCTGACGACCCTTCTGGGCGTTGACGAGCGACGCACGGTCATTGCCCATAATTGCGTTCCCGATCCCGGGGCGCACGATATTCACGCCGGCCAGACACCGGTGATCATATTCCTTGGCCGGTTGAGCGAACGCAAGGGCGTCACGGAGCTTCTGCTGGCCCTCAGCCACCCCGTCATGAAAGACCTCAAGTGGAGGGCTGTATTGGCAGGCGACGGGCCCGTCGAGGATTATCGCCGTCAGGCTGACGCCATGGCGCTTTCCAATTTGGTAGAGATGCCCGGCTGGCTCGACGCCGCCGAGGCGCGAGCCCTGTGTGCGCGTGCAGATATCCTGGTCTTACCTTCGCACGCCGAAGGTCTGGCAATGGCCGTGCTCGAAGGGCTGTCCCACGGGCTCGCCGTCGTCACCACGCGTGTCGGGGCGCATGAGGAAGTCATTACCGACGGTGTAACCGGGATCTTCGTCCCTGTCGGAGATCCGAATGCTTTGGCTGCAGCCTTGGCAAAACTGGTGACCGATCCGGAAACCTGCATCCGCCTCTCAGTGCAGGGGCGCATGCATTACCTCAACCATTTCAGCATGAAGGCCTATATGCGGTCGCTCGAGAAACTATACGAAACCGTTTCCGCGAAACCTCAAGCAATGGTTGGCGCACGATGA
- the gmd gene encoding GDP-mannose 4,6-dehydratase gives MDTGMRENRKVALITGITGQDGAYLAELLLEKGYIVHGLKRRSSSFNTSRIEHLYEDPHIESPRFILHFGDMTDSTNLIRVVQETQPDEIYNLAAQSHVQVSFETPEYTANADGTGTLRLLEAIRLLGLTKKTRFYQASTSELYGKVQEVPQSETTPFYPRSPYAAAKLYAYWIVVNYREAYGMHASNGILFNHESPIRGETFVTRKITRAAAAIHLGLQERLYLGNLDAKRDWGHAREYVRGMWLMLQQDEPEDYVLATGETHSVRSFVDKAFAKVGMQIDWRGTGVEEKGYDKTSGRCVVEIDPAYFRPTEVDLLIGDPTKAHTKLGWKHESSLDQLVAEMVREDLKVMARNVPSAGVTKGFAYA, from the coding sequence ATGGATACGGGAATGAGAGAGAACCGAAAAGTTGCGCTGATTACGGGCATAACAGGTCAGGACGGCGCGTATTTGGCCGAACTGCTGCTGGAGAAAGGCTATATCGTTCACGGCCTGAAGCGCCGCTCATCGTCCTTCAACACCAGTCGCATCGAGCATCTCTACGAGGATCCCCACATCGAGAGCCCTCGCTTTATCCTGCATTTCGGCGACATGACAGATTCAACGAATCTCATCCGTGTCGTTCAGGAAACGCAGCCGGACGAGATTTACAATCTCGCCGCACAGAGTCACGTTCAAGTCTCTTTCGAGACGCCGGAATATACAGCAAACGCGGATGGAACCGGCACCCTTCGGCTGCTCGAAGCCATTCGCCTCCTGGGGCTGACCAAGAAGACCCGCTTCTATCAAGCGTCCACCTCGGAGCTCTACGGCAAGGTCCAGGAGGTCCCGCAGAGCGAAACGACGCCTTTCTACCCTCGATCACCCTACGCGGCCGCCAAGCTCTACGCCTATTGGATCGTGGTCAATTATCGCGAGGCCTATGGCATGCACGCCTCGAACGGCATCTTGTTCAATCATGAAAGCCCGATCCGCGGCGAAACATTCGTGACCCGCAAGATCACCCGGGCGGCGGCGGCGATCCATCTTGGCCTGCAGGAAAGGCTCTATCTCGGCAATCTGGATGCCAAGCGCGATTGGGGACATGCACGAGAATATGTCCGCGGCATGTGGCTGATGCTGCAACAGGACGAACCGGAGGACTATGTCCTTGCAACCGGCGAAACGCACTCGGTTCGGTCCTTTGTCGACAAGGCTTTTGCCAAGGTGGGCATGCAAATTGATTGGCGTGGGACCGGCGTTGAGGAAAAGGGATACGACAAGACATCCGGTCGGTGTGTGGTGGAGATCGATCCCGCTTATTTCCGTCCGACTGAAGTTGACCTTTTGATCGGCGACCCGACGAAGGCGCACACGAAGCTTGGCTGGAAACATGAGAGCAGTCTCGATCAGCTGGTGGCCGAAATGGTTCGCGAGGACCTGAAAGTCATGGCACGAAATGTTCCCTCGGCAGGTGTAACCAAGGGTTTTGCTTATGCCTGA
- a CDS encoding GumC family protein, which yields MTISTLPPDRNLPISPMRYDPRFQVETKADTFDLASILGLIRRRMIVIITITVLLMVPAVTTISGLKPTYQGLARLIVHQPLATSLGGDDTSRGDALDVKSETERLLSRSIAERVVREMRLNMQPEFNPALRKVSFIQRIRAKLRSLFDTKKPALPVGDGIDATIPEYYQALGVWHDDKSEVIQINFTASDAELAAAVPNRLVSIYLDERKGSVSGRLVLAEEWIRQRITEQQVRADIARDAARNYQQSMDIVSKEDAQDERIKTLLELTGREGKIEESRVEVKATISALEATDNASVAVQNTIVPDSITSKQRDLHGQEQDLARLLETYDGNAEAVVDLRKKIEQSRIDLDLATKQYLQAMRAKLAALEHEANAVQSILAGAQEKRTRDALAQNELTRLQRIAEKEQAALDKLEDQRRDLAAKAMLPGAELEVFSPASVPLVSQGRGRLSYLIGALLAAVSAAVTAAFVIEMWDRSVRSFDQLAGIARTIPAGLIPRLARSENSKTIFAHMPVPMFDEAIRTVVLSLKQSNGGKLPNSIVVTSAHSGDGKSLVARSLAMELAAAAIPVLLVDGDLRRGKLDAFFRSGVMCGLNEFLNGQADFRDIVYHHPSGIDFIPSGKFSLQRRVRPNGLAEIIEMAVAAGQIVIFDSAPVLASADTVHLTALAERTLAIVRWGKTSRRAFEFSLQQMKSSRNSEIIVAINNVNPEKHALYNFSDSELFSKSLMKYYKFKA from the coding sequence ATGACGATTTCCACTCTTCCGCCGGACCGCAATCTTCCGATCTCGCCGATGCGCTATGATCCTCGCTTTCAGGTTGAGACCAAGGCGGATACCTTCGATCTGGCATCCATCCTCGGTCTCATCAGGCGAAGAATGATCGTGATCATCACGATAACCGTGCTGCTGATGGTGCCCGCGGTGACGACGATCTCCGGGTTGAAGCCCACCTATCAGGGATTGGCCCGATTGATTGTCCACCAGCCTCTCGCGACATCACTTGGTGGGGACGATACCAGCCGCGGTGATGCGCTCGACGTGAAATCGGAGACTGAGCGGCTCTTATCCAGAAGCATCGCAGAGCGAGTCGTTCGCGAAATGCGGCTTAACATGCAGCCGGAATTCAATCCAGCGCTACGGAAGGTCTCGTTCATTCAAAGGATCCGGGCAAAGCTGCGCAGCCTATTCGACACGAAAAAACCCGCTTTGCCGGTGGGAGACGGCATCGACGCCACAATCCCGGAATATTATCAGGCGCTCGGCGTGTGGCACGATGACAAGAGTGAAGTGATCCAGATCAACTTCACTGCGAGTGACGCTGAACTCGCTGCAGCGGTTCCGAATCGGCTCGTCAGCATTTACCTCGATGAGCGGAAGGGTAGTGTCAGTGGCCGCCTGGTTTTAGCGGAAGAATGGATCCGACAGCGCATCACCGAACAGCAGGTTCGCGCGGATATTGCTCGCGACGCTGCCCGCAACTACCAACAATCGATGGACATCGTCTCGAAAGAGGACGCTCAGGATGAACGTATCAAAACACTCCTGGAACTCACCGGCCGCGAAGGGAAAATCGAGGAAAGCCGGGTTGAGGTAAAGGCGACGATTTCAGCGCTTGAGGCAACGGATAACGCTTCGGTCGCGGTGCAGAACACCATTGTCCCGGACAGCATTACCTCAAAGCAACGCGATCTTCACGGACAAGAACAAGATCTCGCCCGTCTTCTTGAGACATATGACGGCAATGCCGAGGCCGTCGTGGATTTGCGTAAGAAGATCGAACAATCCCGTATCGATCTCGACCTTGCGACCAAACAATATCTGCAGGCAATGCGTGCCAAGCTCGCCGCACTTGAACATGAAGCCAACGCCGTGCAGTCCATCCTGGCTGGCGCTCAGGAAAAACGCACACGCGATGCCCTGGCGCAGAATGAATTGACGCGACTGCAGCGTATTGCCGAAAAGGAGCAAGCGGCGCTCGACAAACTCGAAGACCAGCGCCGTGACCTTGCCGCCAAGGCCATGCTGCCTGGGGCGGAATTGGAGGTTTTCTCACCGGCTTCAGTGCCGCTCGTCTCACAGGGACGTGGACGGCTTTCCTATCTGATAGGCGCCCTCCTGGCTGCAGTCTCGGCAGCCGTGACGGCTGCTTTCGTGATCGAAATGTGGGACCGGTCGGTCCGCAGTTTCGACCAGCTTGCTGGAATTGCACGCACCATACCGGCTGGACTTATCCCGCGTCTGGCGCGAAGTGAAAATTCGAAGACGATATTCGCACATATGCCGGTCCCGATGTTTGACGAAGCAATCCGTACCGTGGTGCTTTCACTCAAACAGTCCAATGGCGGCAAGTTGCCGAACAGTATTGTCGTTACTTCGGCTCACAGCGGAGATGGCAAGTCGCTTGTCGCGCGATCGCTGGCCATGGAACTTGCCGCTGCCGCGATTCCGGTGCTGCTGGTCGATGGCGACCTCCGACGGGGAAAACTCGATGCGTTTTTCAGGTCGGGGGTCATGTGCGGACTGAACGAATTCCTGAACGGTCAGGCCGATTTCCGCGACATCGTCTACCACCATCCAAGCGGCATCGATTTCATTCCATCTGGAAAATTCAGTCTCCAGCGGCGGGTCCGTCCGAACGGCCTGGCAGAAATCATCGAGATGGCGGTCGCGGCCGGCCAGATTGTCATCTTCGACAGCGCGCCTGTGCTCGCCTCGGCGGATACCGTGCATTTGACCGCCCTAGCGGAAAGAACGCTGGCAATCGTTAGATGGGGAAAGACGAGCCGCCGCGCATTCGAGTTCAGCCTGCAGCAAATGAAAAGCTCGCGAAATTCGGAAATCATCGTCGCGATCAACAACGTAAACCCCGAAAAGCACGCATTGTATAATTTCAGCGACTCGGAATTATTTTCGAAATCCCTGATGAAATACTACAAATTCAAAGCATGA